From Candidatus Zixiibacteriota bacterium, a single genomic window includes:
- a CDS encoding glycosyltransferase family 39 protein gives MNLDKTFGRLGRYQTWLVPLALFIAAITMRLIFLNQIQEFPTFDHPIMDEGYHVQVVDQINSDTLPKEPFYRAPLYPYLLALFMQIAGGSLYWVRFIQIVLGSFLPLLVYGLGVRLFSRNIAFWATSLAVFYPTFLYYDVTLLITSLMVLLTALFVYQLYRCQSDPERLSLFVVAGLLLGLAGLARPNILLAGPVLAFWVWLILKPELGWRKALIRYALIGFASLIVILPITIRNYVVSDDPVFIAWQGGFNFYLGNNSEATGWSATVSDIDPTWQGGYRDAVAVAEHRLGGTLKKSEVSDFWYDLAWEEIVAHPGHFLTLQIKKARLFVNGYEIPNNQDIYFTRDFAPILRPLLSNGFVYWPFGLLMPLAILGFFFSLRRWRKFLALYLVSGAWILSLQMFFVCARYRQPLIPLILLFAVYAAVRIIELARRRDKRNLLLVCIAGVLLLWESNHDILHLSPQRVEAENRHMLGNAFNDQNNPIRAEKEFRKAIAADSTFAPGFNNLGMMLAQRGSWLEAADLFRHGITIDPQTVETFFNLATAYLELGDNEAAIDVLLRARQLHPFHDYVHLKLGMTYYEIGQLPQALEAVEQSLRINPSNETARQFYQQIQQAIEQ, from the coding sequence ATGAATCTGGATAAAACATTTGGACGTCTCGGTCGTTATCAGACGTGGCTGGTGCCATTGGCACTATTTATCGCTGCGATTACAATGCGACTGATTTTTCTCAACCAGATACAGGAATTCCCGACCTTCGATCATCCCATCATGGATGAGGGCTATCACGTCCAGGTTGTCGACCAGATCAACTCGGACACATTACCGAAAGAACCATTCTATCGCGCTCCTCTGTATCCATACCTGTTGGCGTTATTCATGCAAATCGCCGGTGGTTCGTTGTATTGGGTACGCTTCATCCAGATTGTCCTCGGTTCGTTTCTTCCTCTGTTGGTATATGGTCTCGGGGTGCGTTTGTTCAGCCGCAACATTGCCTTCTGGGCGACTTCTCTTGCTGTCTTCTATCCCACGTTTCTCTATTATGACGTCACTCTTCTGATCACATCTTTGATGGTACTATTGACAGCTCTCTTTGTTTACCAATTGTATCGATGTCAGAGTGATCCCGAGCGATTGAGCCTTTTCGTAGTCGCCGGGTTGCTATTGGGCCTTGCCGGTCTGGCTCGTCCGAATATCTTACTGGCCGGTCCGGTTTTGGCTTTTTGGGTCTGGCTCATATTGAAACCGGAGTTGGGATGGCGCAAAGCGCTCATTCGTTATGCGCTCATCGGGTTTGCATCGTTGATCGTAATCCTGCCAATTACTATCCGCAATTATGTCGTCAGTGACGACCCGGTTTTCATTGCCTGGCAAGGAGGATTTAATTTTTACTTGGGCAACAATTCCGAAGCCACAGGCTGGTCGGCCACGGTAAGCGATATCGATCCTACGTGGCAGGGAGGATACCGTGATGCTGTCGCAGTAGCAGAGCATCGCCTGGGAGGGACTCTGAAGAAATCAGAGGTTTCCGATTTCTGGTACGACCTGGCTTGGGAAGAGATCGTTGCCCATCCGGGGCACTTTCTGACCCTGCAAATAAAGAAGGCTCGCCTTTTTGTCAATGGTTACGAAATTCCCAATAATCAGGACATTTACTTCACACGCGATTTTGCACCGATCCTACGACCCCTACTGTCCAATGGATTTGTATATTGGCCATTTGGACTTTTGATGCCGCTCGCGATCCTTGGTTTCTTCTTTTCTCTGAGGAGGTGGCGTAAATTTCTCGCATTGTATTTGGTGAGCGGGGCGTGGATATTGTCGCTGCAGATGTTCTTCGTCTGTGCTCGTTATCGTCAACCACTGATTCCATTGATATTGTTGTTCGCCGTCTATGCTGCTGTCCGAATCATTGAGCTGGCTCGCCGGCGAGACAAACGGAATCTGTTACTGGTTTGTATCGCAGGAGTGCTTCTGCTCTGGGAGAGTAATCACGATATTCTGCATTTATCTCCCCAGCGAGTAGAGGCGGAAAATCGACATATGCTTGGCAATGCATTCAATGACCAAAACAACCCGATCCGGGCTGAGAAGGAGTTTCGCAAGGCTATCGCCGCCGACAGCACTTTTGCTCCGGGATTCAACAATCTTGGTATGATGTTGGCGCAGAGGGGAAGTTGGCTTGAGGCGGCCGATTTGTTTCGACACGGGATTACTATTGATCCTCAAACGGTGGAGACTTTCTTCAATCTGGCCACCGCCTATCTGGAGTTGGGAGACAATGAGGCCGCAATTGATGTTTTGTTGCGGGCGAGGCAACTGCACCCGTTCCATGACTATGTTCACCTCAAGCTGGGCATGACCTATTACGAAATCGGTCAGCTACCCCAAGCCCTGGAAGCGGTCGAACAGAGCCTCCGCATTAACCCGTCTAACGAAACGGCCAGACAATTCTATCAGCAAATACAGCAGGCGATAGAGCAGTAG
- a CDS encoding methyltransferase domain-containing protein, producing the protein MNSENPYDRKYAGEEYYWGKTPSSMCAKVLEFADAVGSKCPKLIDLGSGEGRDAVHFAQHGFDVTALELSPVGVEKTIRLAVDSGVSVTAIQGDIFTCELQNNHYDVIFSTGTLHYLPPDIRRDRFDHFKNATVPGGINAQMVFVEKPFVEKAPDAEEKRYLFRSGELMSYYWDWEILFSVEEIFDCQLGDIPHRHACNRIVARKS; encoded by the coding sequence ATGAATAGTGAGAACCCATATGATCGAAAATACGCTGGCGAAGAGTACTACTGGGGGAAAACACCTTCGTCAATGTGTGCCAAGGTACTGGAATTCGCAGATGCGGTGGGTTCAAAGTGTCCAAAGCTGATAGACCTGGGCAGTGGGGAAGGTAGAGATGCGGTTCATTTTGCTCAGCATGGTTTTGATGTTACCGCTCTGGAATTGTCACCGGTCGGCGTTGAGAAGACCATCCGTCTGGCCGTGGATAGCGGGGTGTCGGTTACTGCCATTCAGGGTGATATCTTTACCTGTGAATTACAGAACAATCACTATGATGTCATCTTCTCGACTGGAACCCTGCACTACCTTCCGCCCGACATTCGCAGGGATCGTTTCGATCATTTCAAGAATGCGACCGTGCCCGGCGGCATCAACGCTCAAATGGTTTTCGTGGAGAAGCCGTTTGTGGAGAAGGCGCCCGATGCTGAGGAAAAGCGGTATCTTTTCCGGTCCGGCGAGTTGATGAGCTATTATTGGGACTGGGAGATTTTGTTTTCCGTAGAAGAAATCTTCGACTGTCAATTGGGTGACATACCCCATCGCCACGCCTGTAACCGGATCGTCGCTCGTAAGTCATGA
- a CDS encoding metallophosphoesterase: MRNILHHAKLLSTSVISIIVLVIFYQLTFANDSTSVSKANLDEGPYVFWDNDTLAVVLYYCDETIVKHRIVFTDTLHFEGLCHDTEVQYSVIAGDYNIQPAVFTGVSKLFAISDIHGDYEHMVNILQNGGVIDDDLRWKWGDGHLVVNGDIFDRGDMVTECLWLTYHLEQEAIEHGGMVHTLLGNHEMMVLRGDDRYIHEKYLKGIARKSRIKHMDLYGPDMALGQWLRSKQVVIRINDILFVHAGISPMVIDSGLTLDDLNRTVRSGIDMLSSRLAFTEQVKFLLSSLGPLWYRGYHYEMENRYPQATADDVDRILAHFDAATVVVGHTEVDSLIGLYDNRVIAIDIPVDELGSLQALLWKDGRFYRVSGDGKLAELR; this comes from the coding sequence ATGCGAAATATATTACATCATGCAAAATTACTTTCAACCTCTGTGATCTCAATCATTGTGTTGGTCATATTCTATCAACTGACCTTTGCAAATGACAGCACTAGCGTAAGTAAAGCCAACCTGGATGAAGGTCCTTACGTATTTTGGGACAACGATACATTGGCTGTTGTGCTTTACTATTGCGACGAGACGATTGTGAAACATCGTATCGTATTTACCGACACACTACACTTTGAGGGATTGTGTCACGATACCGAAGTCCAGTACTCAGTCATTGCGGGTGACTACAACATACAACCGGCAGTATTCACCGGCGTGAGTAAGCTGTTCGCTATTAGCGACATTCACGGCGATTACGAACACATGGTGAACATCCTGCAAAACGGTGGTGTCATCGATGACGATCTTCGCTGGAAGTGGGGTGACGGCCATCTGGTTGTGAACGGGGATATCTTCGACCGGGGAGATATGGTGACTGAATGTCTATGGCTGACCTACCATCTTGAGCAGGAAGCCATAGAGCACGGTGGGATGGTTCACACCCTGCTTGGTAATCACGAGATGATGGTGTTACGCGGGGACGACAGATACATACACGAAAAATACCTGAAGGGTATTGCGCGTAAGAGTCGTATCAAACACATGGACCTCTATGGACCTGACATGGCTTTGGGGCAATGGTTGCGTTCCAAGCAAGTAGTGATAAGAATCAATGATATTTTGTTTGTCCATGCCGGTATCTCCCCAATGGTGATCGATAGCGGTCTCACACTTGATGATCTGAACCGTACGGTACGAAGCGGGATTGACATGCTGTCGTCACGTCTCGCCTTTACCGAACAGGTCAAATTCCTATTGAGTAGCCTCGGACCGCTATGGTATCGAGGCTACCACTATGAGATGGAAAATCGGTATCCACAGGCTACAGCAGATGATGTGGATCGAATACTGGCTCACTTCGATGCCGCGACGGTGGTGGTTGGTCACACTGAAGTAGACAGCTTGATAGGCCTTTATGATAACCGCGTCATAGCCATTGATATACCTGTGGATGAGCTTGGATCGCTTCAGGCGCTACTCTGGAAAGACGGCCGTTTCTATCGTGTGTCGGGTGATGGTAAGTTGGCGGAACTGCGCTGA